A DNA window from Arcobacter sp. CECT 8986 contains the following coding sequences:
- a CDS encoding bifunctional 2-C-methyl-D-erythritol 4-phosphate cytidylyltransferase/2-C-methyl-D-erythritol 2,4-cyclodiphosphate synthase → MSNVSLVILCAGNSSRFNQSTKKQWLRVDNEPIWLYVSKKLTSYYSFDKIVVTSSKYELNYMQNFCDDITFVEGGDTRQKSIKNALKHIDSDFVMITDVARVNIPSCVVTNLIDSKNEADCIVPVLDVSDTVIYENNTINRDNVKLIQTPQLSNTKILNQALKTDIEFTDDSSAIKNINGQVKYVKGSIKSKKITFSEDLEVIKELPSPSNNFFTGTGFDIHPFEDNKKMFLGGVEIDVDYGFKAHSDGDVLIHSVIDALLGAIGAGDIGEFFPDTDEKYKGVDSKILLEEIVQFVKNVGYEIINLDLTIIAQKPKINPYKQEIKSKIASLLKIEKQFVNIKATTAEKLGFIGRSEGVAVQSVATVKYYDWKKQI, encoded by the coding sequence TTGTCTAATGTTTCATTGGTAATTCTCTGTGCTGGTAACTCTTCAAGATTTAATCAAAGCACTAAAAAACAGTGGCTTCGAGTCGATAACGAACCTATTTGGTTATATGTTTCAAAAAAACTCACTTCGTATTACTCTTTTGACAAAATAGTTGTTACTTCTAGCAAATATGAGTTAAATTATATGCAAAACTTCTGTGATGATATAACTTTTGTTGAAGGTGGAGATACAAGACAAAAATCAATCAAAAATGCTTTAAAACACATTGATTCAGATTTTGTAATGATAACTGACGTTGCAAGGGTTAATATACCTTCTTGTGTGGTAACTAACTTAATAGACTCAAAAAATGAAGCTGACTGTATTGTTCCTGTATTAGATGTATCTGATACAGTTATATATGAAAACAATACAATAAACAGAGATAATGTTAAACTTATTCAAACTCCTCAACTTTCAAATACTAAAATTTTAAATCAAGCTTTAAAAACTGATATTGAATTTACAGATGACAGTTCTGCAATTAAAAATATCAATGGTCAAGTAAAATATGTAAAAGGTAGTATTAAAAGTAAAAAAATTACATTTAGTGAAGATTTAGAAGTTATAAAAGAGTTACCATCTCCTTCAAATAACTTCTTTACTGGAACTGGATTTGATATTCATCCATTTGAAGATAATAAAAAGATGTTCTTAGGTGGAGTAGAGATTGATGTAGATTATGGATTTAAAGCTCATAGTGATGGAGATGTTCTTATTCATTCTGTAATTGATGCACTATTAGGTGCAATAGGTGCAGGAGATATTGGAGAATTTTTTCCTGATACAGATGAGAAATATAAAGGTGTGGATTCTAAAATACTATTAGAAGAGATTGTTCAATTTGTTAAAAATGTAGGTTATGAAATCATAAACCTTGATTTGACTATTATTGCTCAAAAACCAAAAATCAATCCATATAAACAAGAAATCAAATCAAAAATTGCATCTTTATTAAAAATAGAGAAACAGTTTGTAAATATAAAAGCAACAACTGCAGAAAAGTTAGGTTTTATTGGAAGAAGCGAAGGAGTAGCAGTACAAAGTGTTGCAACAGTGAAATATTATGATTGGAAAAAACAGATATGA
- a CDS encoding HDOD domain-containing protein encodes MSKLLIEKIDSLPPLPKSVIELEEFRKLPNKEPEDLLKIIEKDPLIVTTLLRVANSSIFSFRDHVNTVHRAISLLGVNFCISIALGSVVQDLIKSNLQAYDATPDDFMYVSNLASQLVNTWVSALDKNTKDDLVLAAFLQEIGKFIISDVICEENELQQFQKVLRDSTEEAEKKFTGYSCARITANIFKHWKLSPELIFSIGFVNDLDSCPKDYIKKAQILEVVKCACDITGPLSDKNVQKALEKAIEYNFDIEPLINAIDSLKAKTSN; translated from the coding sequence ATGAGTAAATTGTTAATTGAAAAAATAGATTCACTTCCTCCATTACCAAAAAGTGTAATTGAATTAGAGGAGTTTAGAAAACTTCCAAATAAAGAGCCAGAAGATTTACTAAAAATAATTGAAAAAGATCCTTTAATTGTAACGACTCTACTTAGAGTTGCTAATTCTTCTATTTTTTCTTTTAGAGATCATGTAAATACAGTTCATAGAGCGATATCTTTGCTTGGTGTAAACTTTTGTATTTCTATAGCATTAGGTTCAGTAGTACAAGATTTAATTAAATCAAATCTACAAGCTTATGATGCTACACCTGATGATTTTATGTATGTTTCTAATCTTGCCTCACAACTTGTAAATACTTGGGTATCTGCTCTTGATAAAAATACAAAAGATGATTTAGTATTAGCTGCATTTTTACAAGAGATAGGAAAATTTATTATTTCTGATGTTATATGTGAAGAGAATGAATTACAACAATTTCAAAAAGTATTAAGAGATAGTACAGAAGAAGCAGAGAAGAAATTTACTGGTTACTCGTGTGCAAGAATTACAGCAAATATTTTTAAACATTGGAAGTTAAGTCCTGAACTAATTTTCTCTATTGGTTTTGTAAATGATTTAGATTCTTGTCCAAAAGACTATATCAAAAAAGCTCAAATACTTGAAGTAGTTAAATGTGCATGTGACATTACAGGACCATTATCAGACAAGAATGTACAAAAAGCACTTGAAAAAGCAATCGAATATAATTTTGATATAGAACCACTAATTAATGCCATTGACAGCTTGAAAGCTAAAACTAGTAACTAA
- the thiC gene encoding phosphomethylpyrimidine synthase ThiC, protein MRDWLDNHKNDEVRTQMYYAKRGIITPDMEYVAKVENIEPELVRKEIERGRLIIPANVNHKHLKPMAIGLASSCKINANIGSSALASDIEGEIEKVDVCLKYGADTIMDLSTGGDLDAIRSAVIKHSTVPIGTVPIYQILHDVKDKIEDLTIEKMLETLEKQAQQGVSYFTIHAGFLLRFMPHIAKRKMGIVSRGGSLMAAWMMHYHKENPFYDAFDEILDICRKYDVSLSLGDSLRPGCLADASDEAQLSELKILGELTLRAWEKDVQVMIEGPGHVPLNQIERNMKLEREYCHEAPFYILGPLTTDIAAGYDHISSAIGAAVGGWHGASMLCYVTPKEHLGLPNAEDVRNGIVAYKIAAHSADIARGRKGARDIDDEMSDARYGFDWNKQFELCLDPERAKEFHDETLPQDVFKEAEFCSMCGPKFCSYKITQKIVDQHGDKMVEAV, encoded by the coding sequence ATGAGAGATTGGCTAGACAATCATAAGAATGATGAAGTACGAACACAGATGTATTATGCTAAAAGAGGCATAATTACACCAGATATGGAGTATGTAGCAAAAGTAGAAAACATTGAGCCTGAGTTAGTTAGAAAAGAGATTGAAAGAGGAAGATTAATTATTCCTGCAAATGTTAATCATAAACATTTAAAACCTATGGCAATTGGATTAGCTTCAAGCTGTAAAATAAATGCAAATATTGGTTCTTCTGCATTAGCTTCAGATATTGAAGGTGAAATTGAGAAAGTTGATGTATGTTTAAAATATGGAGCAGATACAATAATGGATTTAAGTACAGGTGGTGACTTAGATGCAATTAGATCAGCTGTTATAAAACACTCAACAGTGCCAATTGGGACAGTGCCAATTTATCAAATTTTACATGATGTAAAAGATAAGATAGAAGATTTAACTATTGAAAAAATGTTAGAAACACTTGAAAAACAAGCACAACAAGGTGTATCTTATTTTACAATTCATGCAGGATTTTTATTAAGATTTATGCCTCATATTGCAAAAAGAAAAATGGGTATTGTTTCAAGAGGTGGTTCTTTAATGGCTGCATGGATGATGCACTACCATAAAGAAAATCCATTTTATGATGCATTTGATGAGATATTAGATATTTGTAGAAAATATGATGTTTCTTTATCGTTAGGTGATTCATTAAGACCAGGTTGTCTAGCAGATGCAAGTGATGAAGCACAATTAAGTGAATTAAAAATTTTAGGTGAATTAACACTTAGAGCTTGGGAAAAAGATGTTCAAGTGATGATTGAAGGACCAGGTCACGTTCCTTTAAATCAAATAGAAAGAAATATGAAACTTGAAAGAGAATATTGTCATGAAGCACCATTTTATATTTTAGGACCTCTAACAACTGATATTGCTGCTGGTTATGACCACATCTCTTCTGCTATTGGTGCAGCTGTTGGTGGATGGCATGGAGCAAGTATGCTTTGTTATGTTACACCAAAAGAACATTTAGGTTTACCAAATGCAGAAGATGTTAGAAATGGTATTGTTGCATACAAAATTGCAGCACATAGTGCAGATATAGCAAGAGGTAGAAAAGGTGCAAGAGATATTGATGATGAGATGTCTGATGCAAGATATGGATTTGATTGGAATAAACAATTTGAACTTTGCTTAGACCCAGAAAGAGCAAAAGAGTTCCACGATGAAACTTTACCTCAAGATGTATTTAAAGAAGCAGAATTTTGTTCAATGTGTGGACCAAAATTTTGTTCATATAAAATTACTCAAAAAATCGTTGACCAACACGGCGATAAAATGGTAGAAGCAGTATAA
- a CDS encoding Mrp/NBP35 family ATP-binding protein: MATVADIKSALENVKYPGFAKSIIEFGFVKDVQVDGSACSILLDITSSAKEVEEELRKEISTVLSNLVENITINIKKPQEPKQHSNSVSGKNIAPHIKNFVMVSSGKGGVGKSTTTVNLAVAAAMQGKKVGILDADIYGPNIPRMMGLQGKEVEVIGNKAKPFNAYGVDVMSMGSLMQEGQALIWRGAMIMKAIEQLLRDILWEELDILFIDMPPGTGDAQLTLAQSVPVTCGVNVTTPQHVALDDSRRSLDMFSKLHIPIGGIIENMSGFICPKCGEESDIFGMGTCEALAEQYNTQVLGNLPIEPAIREGGDAGKPVVYFQPESESAKRYMKATQKLIEYINEVSDKVENASIQPTTPPGVSACSTAGAAKSSNHSHGGGCGCH; encoded by the coding sequence ATGGCAACAGTAGCAGATATAAAAAGTGCATTAGAAAATGTAAAATATCCAGGCTTTGCTAAATCTATCATAGAGTTTGGATTTGTAAAAGATGTTCAAGTTGATGGTTCTGCCTGTAGTATTTTACTTGATATTACTTCAAGTGCTAAAGAAGTAGAAGAAGAACTAAGAAAAGAGATTTCAACAGTATTAAGTAATTTAGTAGAAAATATAACAATTAATATAAAAAAACCACAAGAGCCAAAGCAACATAGTAATAGTGTAAGTGGAAAAAATATTGCTCCTCATATTAAAAACTTTGTTATGGTAAGTTCTGGAAAAGGTGGAGTAGGAAAATCTACTACAACAGTTAACTTAGCAGTAGCAGCGGCAATGCAAGGTAAAAAAGTAGGTATTTTAGATGCAGATATCTATGGACCTAATATTCCTAGAATGATGGGATTACAAGGTAAAGAAGTTGAAGTTATAGGAAATAAAGCAAAACCATTTAATGCTTATGGTGTTGATGTTATGTCTATGGGTTCATTGATGCAAGAAGGTCAAGCACTTATTTGGAGAGGTGCTATGATTATGAAAGCTATTGAACAACTTCTAAGAGATATTTTATGGGAAGAGTTAGATATTTTATTTATTGATATGCCTCCTGGAACTGGTGATGCTCAACTTACATTAGCTCAAAGTGTTCCTGTAACTTGTGGAGTTAATGTAACTACTCCTCAACATGTTGCACTTGATGATAGTAGAAGAAGTTTAGATATGTTTAGTAAACTTCATATTCCTATTGGTGGAATTATTGAAAATATGAGTGGATTTATTTGTCCAAAATGTGGAGAAGAATCAGATATATTTGGAATGGGAACTTGTGAAGCATTAGCAGAACAATATAATACTCAAGTTTTAGGAAATCTTCCAATTGAACCAGCAATTAGAGAAGGTGGAGATGCAGGTAAACCAGTTGTTTATTTCCAACCAGAATCAGAGTCAGCAAAAAGATATATGAAAGCAACTCAAAAACTAATTGAATATATAAATGAAGTAAGTGATAAAGTTGAAAATGCTTCAATTCAACCAACAACACCTCCTGGTGTAAGTGCTTGTAGTACAGCAGGTGCAGCAAAATCTAGTAACCATTCTCATGGTGGTGGATGTGGTTGTCACTAA
- a CDS encoding nucleotide pyrophosphohydrolase, with protein sequence MNIEKIHEEIKKFSKQRDWDKHHNPKNLAMALSVETAELVEIFQWLDFDASKNLSAEKKIHLKEEIADVAIYLIRICMSYNIDLEEAIFEKMIKNEKKYPLYDEDGNKINYNKK encoded by the coding sequence ATGAATATTGAAAAAATCCATGAAGAGATAAAAAAATTTTCTAAACAAAGAGATTGGGATAAACATCACAATCCAAAAAATCTAGCAATGGCATTGAGTGTAGAAACAGCAGAATTAGTAGAAATTTTTCAATGGTTAGATTTTGATGCTTCCAAAAATTTAAGTGCTGAAAAGAAAATACATTTAAAAGAAGAGATTGCAGATGTTGCAATATATTTAATTCGAATTTGTATGTCATATAATATTGATTTAGAAGAGGCAATATTTGAAAAAATGATTAAAAATGAAAAGAAATATCCTTTGTATGATGAAGATGGAAATAAAATAAATTACAATAAAAAATAA
- the hisIE gene encoding bifunctional phosphoribosyl-AMP cyclohydrolase/phosphoribosyl-ATP diphosphatase HisIE produces the protein MSMIDKIDWEKMNNLIPVVTQDSNTNEVLMLAYMNKEALELTLNTKIAHYFSRSKQRIWKKGETSGHIQNVKEILLDCDNDTVLLKVEQIGVACHTGRKSCFFTNLETNEEVSEVKIDTTSAYGVIDTLYHTIYERKNANPKESYTAKLLKGKENSMLKKVVEEAGEFTFAVKDNDEEEIVYEAADLMYHCLVAMASKNINPDRVKQELARRFGISGIEEKNSRKED, from the coding sequence ATGAGTATGATAGATAAAATTGACTGGGAAAAAATGAATAATTTAATACCAGTGGTTACTCAAGATTCAAATACAAATGAAGTTTTAATGCTTGCATATATGAATAAAGAAGCTTTAGAATTAACATTAAATACAAAAATTGCTCACTACTTTAGTAGAAGTAAACAAAGAATATGGAAAAAAGGTGAAACATCAGGACACATTCAAAATGTAAAAGAGATTCTTTTAGATTGTGATAATGATACAGTTTTATTAAAAGTAGAACAAATTGGTGTTGCTTGCCATACAGGTAGAAAATCATGCTTTTTTACTAATTTAGAAACAAATGAAGAAGTAAGTGAAGTAAAAATAGATACAACTAGTGCATATGGAGTAATTGATACTCTTTATCATACTATTTATGAAAGAAAAAATGCTAATCCTAAAGAGTCTTACACAGCAAAACTTTTAAAAGGAAAAGAGAACTCTATGCTTAAAAAAGTAGTAGAGGAAGCGGGAGAATTTACTTTTGCAGTAAAAGATAATGATGAAGAAGAAATTGTTTATGAAGCTGCTGATTTAATGTACCACTGCTTAGTAGCAATGGCTAGTAAAAATATCAACCCAGATAGAGTAAAACAAGAATTAGCAAGAAGATTTGGAATTTCAGGAATTGAAGAGAAAAATTCAAGAAAAGAAGATTAA
- a CDS encoding prohibitin family protein yields the protein MPIDNDYFKNRQQGNNSGGGNKGNYQPPFEPPEFFKNFGKKAGFLYAIIIVVIMLFVFKPFVIIESGQVGIKATAGKYNETPLYPGFHLYIPVFQKVIVVDTKVRLINYKTYETSGTYDQSIRLYPAINILDARGLPVSIELTVQYRLTAQGAPKTIETWGLRWEDKIVDPVVRNIVRNVVGGFNAEALPTKRNEIATMIENGIRKEIESLEGKPVSVESVQLTEIVLPQKIKDQIERVQIANQEAQRVRYEVQRAKQEAEKKAALAKGEADKNRIEAQGRADAVTIEAKAQAAANKAIATSLTDKLLRMQQIDVQGKFNEALRTNKDAKIFLTPGGSTPNIWVDTKDKARDSSINK from the coding sequence ATGCCAATTGACAACGATTACTTTAAAAATAGACAACAAGGTAATAATTCAGGAGGAGGAAACAAAGGTAACTATCAACCACCCTTTGAGCCACCTGAATTTTTTAAAAACTTTGGTAAAAAAGCAGGTTTTTTATACGCAATAATTATTGTTGTGATTATGTTGTTTGTTTTCAAGCCATTTGTTATTATTGAATCAGGACAAGTAGGTATTAAAGCAACTGCTGGTAAATATAATGAGACACCTTTATATCCAGGTTTTCATCTTTATATTCCAGTTTTTCAAAAAGTTATAGTTGTTGATACAAAAGTAAGACTAATTAACTACAAAACATATGAAACTAGTGGTACATATGATCAAAGTATTAGATTATATCCTGCTATTAACATATTAGATGCTAGAGGATTACCAGTTTCTATTGAATTAACAGTTCAATATAGACTTACAGCACAAGGTGCTCCAAAAACAATCGAAACTTGGGGACTTAGATGGGAAGATAAAATTGTTGACCCCGTTGTAAGAAATATTGTAAGAAATGTTGTTGGTGGATTTAATGCAGAAGCACTTCCAACAAAAAGAAATGAAATTGCAACTATGATTGAAAATGGTATTAGAAAAGAGATTGAGTCTCTTGAAGGTAAACCTGTTTCTGTTGAATCAGTTCAATTAACAGAAATTGTATTACCACAAAAAATCAAAGATCAAATTGAAAGAGTTCAAATTGCAAATCAAGAAGCACAAAGAGTAAGATACGAAGTTCAAAGAGCAAAACAAGAAGCTGAGAAAAAAGCTGCCTTAGCAAAAGGGGAAGCTGATAAAAACAGAATTGAAGCTCAAGGTAGAGCAGATGCTGTTACAATTGAAGCTAAAGCACAAGCAGCAGCAAATAAAGCTATTGCAACTTCTTTAACTGATAAATTACTTAGAATGCAACAAATTGATGTTCAAGGTAAATTTAATGAAGCACTTAGAACAAATAAAGATGCTAAAATTTTCTTAACACCAGGTGGTTCAACACCAAATATTTGGGTTGACACAAAAGATAAAGCAAGAGATAGCTCTATAAATAAATAA
- a CDS encoding branched-chain amino acid transaminase yields the protein MTEAKYIWMDGKFVDWHDAKVHVLTHTLHYGNGIFEGTKAYKTADGRCAIFRLEEHTKRLFNSAKMLLLDIPFTYEELKNAQIELLQKNELFNGAYIRPLVYLGYGVMGIYHKQCPVNVSISAWEWGAYLGEEGMKNGVRVKISSYNKPSNTSTMGKAKASANYLNSQMAKFEAVEAGYDEALLKDDSGYIAEASGECLFIVRDGVVITPPNDNSLESITQSTVIELAKDFGYEVQRRRITREEIYIADEAFFTGTAAEVTPIRDVDSRVIGCGSRGPITEKLQSAYFDVVAGKNEKYLKYLTYIN from the coding sequence ATGACAGAAGCTAAATACATCTGGATGGATGGAAAATTTGTTGATTGGCATGATGCGAAAGTTCATGTTTTAACTCACACATTACACTATGGTAATGGAATATTTGAAGGGACAAAAGCTTATAAAACAGCGGATGGAAGATGTGCTATTTTTAGATTAGAAGAGCATACAAAAAGACTTTTTAATTCAGCAAAAATGCTATTATTAGATATTCCTTTTACATATGAAGAATTAAAAAATGCTCAAATTGAGCTATTACAAAAAAATGAATTATTTAATGGTGCTTATATTAGACCACTTGTTTACTTAGGTTATGGTGTTATGGGAATTTATCATAAACAATGCCCAGTAAACGTATCTATTTCTGCATGGGAATGGGGAGCTTACCTTGGTGAAGAAGGTATGAAAAATGGTGTTAGAGTAAAAATTAGTTCTTACAATAAACCATCAAATACTTCAACTATGGGAAAAGCTAAAGCATCAGCAAACTATTTAAATTCACAAATGGCAAAATTCGAAGCAGTTGAAGCTGGTTATGATGAAGCATTATTAAAAGATGATAGTGGATATATTGCAGAAGCTAGTGGAGAATGTTTATTTATAGTAAGAGATGGTGTTGTAATTACTCCTCCAAATGATAACTCATTAGAATCAATTACTCAATCAACTGTTATTGAGTTAGCAAAAGATTTTGGATATGAAGTTCAAAGAAGAAGAATTACAAGAGAAGAAATATATATTGCAGATGAAGCATTCTTTACTGGAACTGCTGCTGAAGTAACACCTATTAGAGATGTTGACAGTAGAGTTATTGGATGTGGTTCAAGAGGACCTATTACAGAAAAACTACAAAGTGCATACTTTGATGTAGTTGCAGGGAAAAACGAGAAGTATTTAAAATATTTGACATATATTAATTAA
- a CDS encoding class I SAM-dependent methyltransferase: MTQQEFWNKKFSKEGFFYGENANSFLKANENLLKDSKKLLFLGEGEGRNAIYFALNNSFDIEAIDASNIGLEKLQNRAKDLKLNNILTTCMDLNEWNPTKKYDAILFSYLHMHEDDRDKLFKNIEDSLNTNGYFIAEVFSKKQIDYSSGGPKDLTLLYDENDFLNRFSNSKKVKISEEIVSLQEGNGHQGKACVIRVIIQKK; the protein is encoded by the coding sequence ATGACACAACAAGAGTTTTGGAATAAAAAGTTTTCTAAAGAGGGCTTTTTTTATGGGGAAAATGCAAATAGTTTTTTAAAAGCTAATGAAAATTTATTAAAAGACTCAAAAAAACTTCTATTTTTAGGTGAAGGAGAAGGAAGAAATGCTATATATTTTGCATTAAATAACTCTTTTGATATTGAAGCAATTGATGCTTCAAATATAGGATTAGAAAAATTACAAAATCGTGCAAAAGATTTAAAATTAAATAATATCTTGACTACTTGTATGGATTTAAATGAATGGAATCCTACAAAAAAGTATGATGCAATTTTATTTTCTTATTTACATATGCACGAAGATGATAGAGATAAATTATTTAAAAATATAGAAGATTCTTTAAATACAAATGGATATTTTATTGCAGAAGTTTTTTCAAAAAAACAGATAGATTATTCAAGTGGTGGACCAAAAGATTTAACTTTATTATATGATGAAAATGACTTTTTAAATAGGTTTAGTAACTCTAAAAAAGTTAAAATAAGTGAAGAAATAGTAAGTTTGCAAGAAGGAAATGGTCACCAAGGTAAAGCTTGTGTGATTAGAGTAATAATACAGAAAAAATAG